GGGAGGACCGGCTATGCCGTTCGCAGTGAAAGGCGCGGAGGCGCTGACCGAGAAAATCGCCGTGCGGCTGACGCCGGACGAGAAGGCACGTTTGCGTGACGACGCCGAGCTCGCCGGCGTGAGTGTTTCGGAGCTCGTGCGCCGCCGCTACTTCGGGCGGCCTATCGTCGCCAACACCGACATGGTGATGGTGCGCGAGCTGCGCCGCATTGGCGGCTTGCTGAAGCACATTCACAACACGACGGACGGCGTGTACAGCCGCGAGACTGCGCAGGCCCTCGTGGAGGTCACCGGGCAGATCAAGAAGCTGAGCGAGACATGATCTTCAAGAAGGTGCCGGCGGACCGCGTGAAGTCGAAGGCGAAGCACGTTCGCGACCTGACCGACTACATCCGCGACCCAGCCAAAACCAACCCGCACGAAAAGGTCGCTTACACCGGCGCACGCGGGTTCCTCTGCGCCGATCACGCCGGCCAGCAAAGCGAGATGATCGCGTTGGCGATGGATGCCCCGCGCAGCGCGAATCCGATCAACCACTACATCCTGAGCTGGCGTGAAGGCGAGTATCCGACGCCGGCACAAGTGGAACAAGCGGTCGAGATCCTGCTCGCCGAGCTTGGCCTTGCCGAGCACCAGGCGCTGTATGCGTTGCACCAGGACACCGACAACATGCACCTGCACATCGCGGTGAATCGGGTGCATCCGGATACGCTTAAGGTCATCAAGCCAAACAAGGGTTTCGACAAGGAAGCCGGCCATCGCGCGATCGCCAAAATCGAAGCCATCCAGGGATGGGCGAGCGAGCGCAATGCCCGCTACCAGGTCGACGCGAACGGTGAGGCTATTCGGGGAGCTTCCGACGGCCACAAAGCACCATCTCAGAAGCGCCGCGACATGGAGGTGCGCACGGGCGAGCAGTCCGCCGAGCGCATCGCCATCGAGGCCGCGGCACCGATAATTCGCGCGGCCGCGAACTGGGCCGAGCTGCACGCCGGCCTGCAGGCGCAGGGCTTCCGGTATGAGCGCAAGGGCAGCGGCGCGATCATCTGGATCGGTGACGTGCCTGTGAAGGCGTCGAGTGCCGACCGTGGTGCGACGCTGGCCGCCCTGCAAAAGCGCTTGGGCGAGTTCCAGCCGGCCGCGCCGGCGGATGCCTTGCCCACTCTTCCGGCCAAGCCGATCAAGGCCACCGCACCGCGCTGGGCCGAGTACATTGCGGCCCGCCGCGCACACTACCAAGCCAAGAACGCCACACAGATCCGCTTGCGCGAGAAACACGAGCTCGAGCGGGAGGGCGTGTCTGAACGACAGCATGTCGAGCGGACCGATATCATGGCTGGGAAGTGGCGCGGCAAGGGCAAGGAGCTGAACGTCCTTCGCAGCGTCATGGCGGCCGATCAGGCCGCCATGCGGCTTCGGATGCAGGACCGGCAGCGCGACGAGCGCCGGCGCTTCCAGGAGCGTTTCCGGCCGTTTCCGAGCTACGAGGACTGGCTCAGGAGCGAGCTGTCGCCCGAGGCGGCCGACCAGTGGCGCTACCGCGACCACGCGGACGAGATCCCGGCGCGGATTGTCGGCGATATACGAGTCGATCCGGTCGAGACTCGACGCCGCAAGGACCTGCGCGACTTCGAGGCCGAGATCCACGGCGATCGCGTGGCCTACCACCTAGCCGGCCGGGTTTCGCCGGCGTTCGTCGACCGTGGCGATCGCATCGACGTGCACGACGCCGACGACGAGGCCGCCATTCTGGCCGCCCTGCAGCTCAGCGCCGAGAAATGGGGAGCCTTCCAGGTGACCGGCAGCGAGGCCTACAAGGCCCGCTGCGCCCGTCTGGCGGCCCGGTATGGTTTCGTGATCACCAACCCGGAGCTGCAGACCGTCATACGTCAGGAGACCGGCCGTCTGGCTGCGCAGCGCGGTCAAGCTGCTGGCCAGATCGGGCGGCCGGCCGACGGCACGCCGAAACGCTCGCCCCGCCGGATGTCGTAATTGCTCCCGCGTGGACAACGAGGGGGCACAGGACTATAGTATCGCTAGGTATTACCCATTGATAACGGAGGGCTGACGTATGGCAACGTCACTCAAGATCGACGACGAGCTGAAGGGGCGCGTACAGCACCTTGCCAGCACGCGTGATCGGTCGCCGCACTGGATTATGTGCGAGGCAATCAGGCAGTATGTCGAGCGCGAAGAAGCGCGCGAAAGCTTCAAGCAGGAGGCTGCGGCCTCCTGGGCTCACTATCAGGAAACCGGCCTGCATCTGACCGGGGAAGAGGTTCGCACCTGGCTGAAAACGTGGGGCACGGACGATGAAACGGGGCTGCCTGAGTGCCACACGTAATTATCACGCCTCGCGCCGGTCAAGGATTGGAGCGCTGCCGGCGCTTTCTTGCCGACAAAAGCGAGACAGCCGTTCGGCGGGCGGCGCAGGCCATCGAGCAGCGATTTCTATTGCTGGAAACGACGCCGGCCGTTGGCCGCCCTTTTCCTGAAAATCCGGCGTGGCGCGAGCTGGCCATTCCGTTCGGCGACTCTGGCTATGTCGCCTTGTATCGGTACGAACCGGCAGATGATGCCGTCTACGTGCTTGCTTTCCGGCATCAGAGAGAGGCGGGGTATTGATCGTGACCGACGACGAAGCCAGCGCACGAATTGCTGTCCTCCATGACGAGGCGGCCGCCATTCT
This DNA window, taken from Burkholderia gladioli, encodes the following:
- a CDS encoding CopG family ribbon-helix-helix protein, whose amino-acid sequence is MATSLKIDDELKGRVQHLASTRDRSPHWIMCEAIRQYVEREEARESFKQEAAASWAHYQETGLHLTGEEVRTWLKTWGTDDETGLPECHT
- a CDS encoding plasmid mobilization protein gives rise to the protein MPFAVKGAEALTEKIAVRLTPDEKARLRDDAELAGVSVSELVRRRYFGRPIVANTDMVMVRELRRIGGLLKHIHNTTDGVYSRETAQALVEVTGQIKKLSET
- a CDS encoding type II toxin-antitoxin system RelE/ParE family toxin, with amino-acid sequence MPHVIITPRAGQGLERCRRFLADKSETAVRRAAQAIEQRFLLLETTPAVGRPFPENPAWRELAIPFGDSGYVALYRYEPADDAVYVLAFRHQREAGY
- the traI gene encoding TraI/MobA(P) family conjugative relaxase; translation: MIFKKVPADRVKSKAKHVRDLTDYIRDPAKTNPHEKVAYTGARGFLCADHAGQQSEMIALAMDAPRSANPINHYILSWREGEYPTPAQVEQAVEILLAELGLAEHQALYALHQDTDNMHLHIAVNRVHPDTLKVIKPNKGFDKEAGHRAIAKIEAIQGWASERNARYQVDANGEAIRGASDGHKAPSQKRRDMEVRTGEQSAERIAIEAAAPIIRAAANWAELHAGLQAQGFRYERKGSGAIIWIGDVPVKASSADRGATLAALQKRLGEFQPAAPADALPTLPAKPIKATAPRWAEYIAARRAHYQAKNATQIRLREKHELEREGVSERQHVERTDIMAGKWRGKGKELNVLRSVMAADQAAMRLRMQDRQRDERRRFQERFRPFPSYEDWLRSELSPEAADQWRYRDHADEIPARIVGDIRVDPVETRRRKDLRDFEAEIHGDRVAYHLAGRVSPAFVDRGDRIDVHDADDEAAILAALQLSAEKWGAFQVTGSEAYKARCARLAARYGFVITNPELQTVIRQETGRLAAQRGQAAGQIGRPADGTPKRSPRRMS